A stretch of the Ornithodoros turicata isolate Travis chromosome 4, ASM3712646v1, whole genome shotgun sequence genome encodes the following:
- the LOC135392797 gene encoding proton-coupled zinc antiporter SLC30A2-like isoform X2 produces the protein MQCSGSSQHCHPPSEDEVDTLARKKLIFASVLCLLFMIVEVVGGLLANSLAIATDAAHLLTDFASFMISLFSLWLATRPATKGMSFGWYRAEVIGAVTSVLLIWVVTGVLVFMAVQRIINDDYDIDATIMLITAGLGIVVNIIMGIGLHGVSHGHSHDTPNDASRGNRNLNVRAAMIHVIGDFLQSLGVFVAALIIFFKPEYRIADPLCTFLFSVLVLLTTLAILREALTVLMEGKPNSIDFRTVLQLLAQQDGVHQVHNLRIWALSMDKIALSAHIVIRPNEDGMKVLKNCSRMIRSNLDIFEMTLQVEEYNEGMDDCAKCNDSQT, from the exons ATGCAGTGCAGCGGTTCTTCGCAG CACTGCCATCCACCGTCGGAAGATGAAGTGGACACCTTGGCACGAAAGAAACTCATCTTCGCCAGTGTGCTCTGTCTCCTCTTCATGATAGTCGAAGTAGTTG GTGGCCTGCTGGCCAACAGTTTGGCGATCGCCACGGATGCAGCCCACCTTCTAACAGATTTTGCAAGTTTCATGATATCTCTCTTCTCCCTCTGGTTGGCTACGAGACCTGCCACAAAAGGGATGAGCTTTGGATGGTACAGAGCAG AGGTGATAGGGGCTGTGACCTCAGTGTTGCTGATCTGGGTAGTCACCGGGGTCCTGGTCTTTATGGCCGTGCAACGGATCATTAACGATGATTACGACATCGATGCCACCATCATGCTCATCACGGCGGGTCTGGGGATAGTCGTCAACATCAT TATGGGTATCGGTCTGCATGGGGTGTCACACGGTCATTCCCACGACACCCCGAACGATGCGTCGCGGGGGAACCGAAACCTGAACGTTAGAGCAGCTATGATTCATGTCATTGGAGACTTCCTGCAGAGCTTGGGTGTCTTTGTAGCTGCGCTCATAATATTTTTCAAG CCAGAGTACCGCATAGCAGATCCACTCTGCACCTTCTTGTTCTCCGTTCTGGTGCTTCTTACAACGTTGGCCATTCTGCGCGAAGCCCTAACGGTGCTGATGGAAGGAAAGCCCAATAGCATCGACTTCAGGACCGTTCTTCAGCTCCTGGCCCAGCAAGATGGGGTCCACCAAGTGCACAACTTGCGCATATGGGCACTCTCCATGGACAAGATCGCTCTCTCGGCTCATATCGTTATTC GGCCCAACGAGGACGGAATGAAAGTCCTCAAGAACTGCTCACGAATGATACGTTCAAACTTGGATATTTTCGAGATGACCTTACAGGTTGAAGAATACAACGAAGGAATGGACGATTGCGCAAAGTGTAATGATAGTCagacctga
- the LOC135392797 gene encoding proton-coupled zinc antiporter SLC30A2-like isoform X1: protein MEDTPLLKSPGSGRYESFVAAGSSIVYRSADPEAEQPPRRRNSAYEHCHPPSEDEVDTLARKKLIFASVLCLLFMIVEVVGGLLANSLAIATDAAHLLTDFASFMISLFSLWLATRPATKGMSFGWYRAEVIGAVTSVLLIWVVTGVLVFMAVQRIINDDYDIDATIMLITAGLGIVVNIIMGIGLHGVSHGHSHDTPNDASRGNRNLNVRAAMIHVIGDFLQSLGVFVAALIIFFKPEYRIADPLCTFLFSVLVLLTTLAILREALTVLMEGKPNSIDFRTVLQLLAQQDGVHQVHNLRIWALSMDKIALSAHIVIRPNEDGMKVLKNCSRMIRSNLDIFEMTLQVEEYNEGMDDCAKCNDSQT, encoded by the exons ATGGAAGATACCCCACTTCT GAAGTCACCCGGCAGCGGCCGCTATGAGTCCTTCGTTGCAGCGGGTTCCTCCATCGTCTATCGCTCTGCCGACCCCGAAGCAGAGCAGCCACCGAGAAGACGAAATTCAGCTTATGAG CACTGCCATCCACCGTCGGAAGATGAAGTGGACACCTTGGCACGAAAGAAACTCATCTTCGCCAGTGTGCTCTGTCTCCTCTTCATGATAGTCGAAGTAGTTG GTGGCCTGCTGGCCAACAGTTTGGCGATCGCCACGGATGCAGCCCACCTTCTAACAGATTTTGCAAGTTTCATGATATCTCTCTTCTCCCTCTGGTTGGCTACGAGACCTGCCACAAAAGGGATGAGCTTTGGATGGTACAGAGCAG AGGTGATAGGGGCTGTGACCTCAGTGTTGCTGATCTGGGTAGTCACCGGGGTCCTGGTCTTTATGGCCGTGCAACGGATCATTAACGATGATTACGACATCGATGCCACCATCATGCTCATCACGGCGGGTCTGGGGATAGTCGTCAACATCAT TATGGGTATCGGTCTGCATGGGGTGTCACACGGTCATTCCCACGACACCCCGAACGATGCGTCGCGGGGGAACCGAAACCTGAACGTTAGAGCAGCTATGATTCATGTCATTGGAGACTTCCTGCAGAGCTTGGGTGTCTTTGTAGCTGCGCTCATAATATTTTTCAAG CCAGAGTACCGCATAGCAGATCCACTCTGCACCTTCTTGTTCTCCGTTCTGGTGCTTCTTACAACGTTGGCCATTCTGCGCGAAGCCCTAACGGTGCTGATGGAAGGAAAGCCCAATAGCATCGACTTCAGGACCGTTCTTCAGCTCCTGGCCCAGCAAGATGGGGTCCACCAAGTGCACAACTTGCGCATATGGGCACTCTCCATGGACAAGATCGCTCTCTCGGCTCATATCGTTATTC GGCCCAACGAGGACGGAATGAAAGTCCTCAAGAACTGCTCACGAATGATACGTTCAAACTTGGATATTTTCGAGATGACCTTACAGGTTGAAGAATACAACGAAGGAATGGACGATTGCGCAAAGTGTAATGATAGTCagacctga